ACCCAGTACGAACGCGTTTCCCTTGGTCATGATCGCGACGCTACGGGCGCCAGGAGCACCGGCCCAAGCGATTGCGCCGTGCGCGGATCCGCCCTCAGCGTTCCCGTCGGCGGAACTTTCGCGCGGGTACCTCGCCCTCCGCCTCCGCGGCCTTCACCACCGCCGCGTACTCGTCCACGTACTCCTGCCCGGACAGCCGCAGGATCTCGTACATGATCTCGTCGGTCACCGCGCGGACCACCGCCCGCTCGTCCGCCGACGCCGCGAAGCGGGAGAAGTCCAGCGGTGCCCCGAAGCGGATCGTGACCCGGCGGATCCGCGGCACGACCTTCCCCGGCGGCTGGATCTCGAACGTGCCGACCATGGCGCACGGCACCACCGGCACCCCGGCGGTCAGTGCCATCACCGCCACCCCCACCTTGCCCTTGTAGAGCCGCCCGTCGTGAGAGCGCGTCCCTTCGGGATAGATGCCGAGCAGCTCGCCCTTGCCCAGGACGCCGAGTCCCTCGCGGATCGCCGCCTGCCCGGCCTCCTTCCCGGACCGGTCCACCGGGATCTGACCGGCGGCTCGGAAGAAGGCGGCCGTGAGCCGCCCCTTGATGCCGGGCCCCGTGAAGTACTCCTGCTTCGCGAGGAAGGTGATCCGCCGGTCGAGCACGACCGGCATCAGGAAATGGTCGGAGAAGGAGAGGTGATTGCCCGCGACGATCGCCGCGCCCTCGTCCGGGATGTGTTCGAGCCCCTCGATCCGCGGCCGGAAGAGCAGCCTGAGGAGCGGACCGAGCAGTACGTGCTTCAGCAGGTGGTAGAACACCCGTGACCCCGTTTCGTCGTCCGTCATGCCCGTTGTATCGGCGCGAGGGCCCGTGGTCCACTGGTGGGGGAGCGTCACCATGACGGGCGAACGCGGAACCAGGCGTCCCGGCCGTGTCCTCACCGCGCTGCTCTGCGCGCTGACGGCGGCCGGTCTCTACGGCTGCTCCGACCCGGGCCCGCGCGAACCGAGCCCCACACCGACGCCCGCGCCCACCACGACGGCCCCGGCCACCACGGCCCCCGCGCCCGCCACCACGACTCCGGCGCCCAGCGGCCTGTCCCCGCTCACCGGACTCCCCGCGCGGCCCGCCCCCGTCCTCGCCGTGAAGATCGACAACGTGGCGGCGGCCCGCCCCCACACGGGTCTCGGCGCCGCCGACCTCGTCTACGTCGAGCAGGTCGAGGGCGGCGTGACCCGGCTCCTGGCCGTGTACTCGTCCCGG
The sequence above is a segment of the Streptomyces sp. NBC_01255 genome. Coding sequences within it:
- a CDS encoding lysophospholipid acyltransferase family protein, with the protein product MFYHLLKHVLLGPLLRLLFRPRIEGLEHIPDEGAAIVAGNHLSFSDHFLMPVVLDRRITFLAKQEYFTGPGIKGRLTAAFFRAAGQIPVDRSGKEAGQAAIREGLGVLGKGELLGIYPEGTRSHDGRLYKGKVGVAVMALTAGVPVVPCAMVGTFEIQPPGKVVPRIRRVTIRFGAPLDFSRFAASADERAVVRAVTDEIMYEILRLSGQEYVDEYAAVVKAAEAEGEVPARKFRRRER